A genomic segment from Lignipirellula cremea encodes:
- a CDS encoding RNA polymerase sigma factor: MNHGGKPDEYLMAQVAQGERECLGLLVRRYASPLLTFLVRMMGDQHRAEELFQEVFLAVWKHRKQYTFPKPFKSWLFTIAANRCRADFRSAKPQPLPISALETSVKASNGPAPDDALLGQETAQQVAAAVALLPPQQRTVVVLRIWNGLSYAEIAVATGRAEGTVRSHMHHALAALRTSLAALA, encoded by the coding sequence ATGAACCACGGCGGCAAGCCCGACGAATACCTTATGGCTCAGGTCGCCCAGGGTGAAAGGGAGTGCCTGGGCCTGCTGGTGCGTCGGTATGCGAGTCCGCTGCTGACGTTCCTGGTGCGCATGATGGGAGACCAGCACCGGGCGGAAGAGCTGTTCCAGGAGGTCTTCCTGGCGGTCTGGAAACATCGGAAGCAGTACACGTTCCCCAAACCGTTCAAGTCCTGGCTGTTCACAATCGCGGCCAATCGCTGCCGGGCCGATTTTCGCTCGGCCAAACCGCAGCCCTTGCCGATCAGTGCGCTGGAAACGTCCGTGAAAGCGTCGAACGGTCCCGCTCCCGACGACGCCCTGCTGGGGCAGGAAACGGCCCAGCAGGTTGCGGCCGCGGTCGCCTTGTTGCCGCCGCAGCAGCGGACGGTCGTGGTGCTGCGGATCTGGAACGGACTCAGTTACGCCGAAATCGCCGTCGCCACTGGCCGCGCCGAAGGCACCGTTCGCTCGCACATGCACCATGCCCTGGCCGCCCTCCGCACAAGTCTGGCCGCTTTGGCGTGA